A window of Garra rufa chromosome 16, GarRuf1.0, whole genome shotgun sequence contains these coding sequences:
- the trmt12 gene encoding tRNA wybutosine-synthesizing protein 2 homolog yields the protein MVIIPCLKVPQRHAQLYRKYLQSQGVLDRMYTAQKHSDGTVTLPVVASVLAQLDLVALTNHVAQDSVCEIVDIEAPPLSKKEKVKSSHKRLIETAQSMLVSKGEKWNEDLERDIPSRWQCHGDLVLFSEGCFSNAIWKEIGSEFWTAVALTLGVKRIAQIKKISQDGYRTPVVTMLLGDSSYVTHIDNHIRYEFDVTKCMFSSGNITEKLRIASFDCSGETVVDLYAGIGYFTLPYLVHAKAAHVHACEWNPDAVKALQRNLQINSVSDRCTVHQGDNRQLPLCDLADRVNLGLIPSSEEGWPVACRLLKKDTGGMLHIHQNVTTPLHHEQHERSSPIDVEKGSSMEEPSLRSQRDMQVWTAWASDTARRISTLLSDITGSKWRTNIKHIEHVKTYAPHISHVVLDLECKPL from the exons aaaatacCTACAGTCACAAGGTGTTCTGGACCGCATGTACACTGCACAGAAACACTCAGATGGGACTGTAACCCTTCCAGTCGTCGCATCTGTTCTGGCACAGCTTGATCTAGTGGCACTAACGAATCATGTCGCACAGGACAGCGTTTGTGAAATTGTTGATATTGAG GCTCCCCCATTATCAAAGAAGGAAAAAGTTAAATCTTCTCATAAGAGGCTTATAGAAACTGCACAGTCCATGCTGGTTTCTAAAGGAGAAAAATGGAATGAGGATCTGGAGAGAGACATTCCTAGCCGATGGCAATGCCATGGAGATCTTGTACTGTTTAGTGAAGGCTGCTTCTCTAATGCAATATGGAAAGAAATTG GATCTGAATTCTGGACTGCAGTTGCCTTGACACTCGGAGTGAAACGTATagctcaaattaaaaaaatatcccAGGATGGTTATCGTACGCCTGTAGTGACAATGCTTTTAGGAGACAGCAGCTATGTAACACACATTGATAACCACATTAG GTATGAGTTTGATGTCACCAAGTGCATGTTCTCTTCTGGGAATATCACAGAGAAGCTCAGAATAGCCTCCTTTGACTGCAGTGGCGAGACTGTGGTTGACTTATATGCAG GGATTGGCTACTTCACTCTTCCATATCTGGTACATGCTAAGGCTGCTCATGTACATGCATGTGAATGGAACCCAGATGCAGTAAAAGCTCTACAGAGAAACCTGCAGATCAACAGTGTGTCAGACCGCTGCACTGTCCATCAAGGAGACAACAGACAG CTACCATTATGTGATCTTGCTGATCGAGTGAATTTGGGCCTCATACCAAGTTCGGAGGAAGGATGGCCAGTGGCATGTCGTCTGCTAAAAAAAGACACTGGTGGAATGCTGCATATTCATCAAAATGTCACAACACCTTTGCACCATGAACAACATGAACGGTCATCTCCTATAGATGTTGAAAAAGGCTCTTCTATGGAAGAACCTTCTCTGAGGAGCCAGAGAGATATGCAAGTATGGACTGCCTGGGCTTCAGACACAGCCAGACGCATCTCTACACTTTTGTCAGACATCACTGGAAGCAAATGGAGGACAAATATCAAGCACATAGAGCATGTAAAGACATACGCACCACATATCAGTCATGTAGTTCTGGACTTGGAGTGTAAACCTCTCTGA
- the sytl4 gene encoding synaptotagmin-like protein 4 codes for MVQNMEINVSFLTESEQEFILEVLRRDEELRRLEELRVKKLKAELLDIKRKGAKRSGGNYSERSCGRCQEPMGLLNRNGIQCRVCKHQVCKKCQSARPNGSWMCTVCAKEIDLKMSTGDWFFDERVNRYSTAPGHDLVRVSLRKRPLGKKHGTAGEMLLNKAELNTSQTVPMPRPRLKDIALANKRSSLEISEGLDVQEQQHSDTQSIEKASLGSSSHAETKSSHSTPIMQRKEEPTDSTSPAGSAMSTLMVPANSDSPSNTETASLIHHMNACSDSLRDVDGLFKKSVRRVHKLSDIKPASTLDLREEGKESPAPSMGDRSQSVPGLNADDEEEEDIDNLVNIHRLKFGDSLGSLGGSRATLGSTMSVYSEAGDYDRVEVSGDIYFSLSYDEPSQSLSVVVQECKGLAYADAAKKKCNPYVKAYLLPDKSKKKTSIKHNNINPSFKETLKYSISRTQLMTRTLQLSVWHYDRFGHNAFLGEVEVPLDSHDIDSAHQECMALRGKGAAQSASPFDQYKGELVISLKYVTANKTNGEDSNGKGKKTKASGAELHVLIKEAKNLTATKAGGTCDSFVKGYLLPSQSKSSSKKKTPVVKKTKSPNYNHTLVYNDLSLEQLKDVCLELTVWDRETLSSNDFLGGVRLSLGGVTIKEGKEEWVADSTGEEILLWKKMMQYPDSWAEGTLPLRSSMGKCK; via the exons ATGGTGCAGAACATGGAGATCAATGTGTCTTTCCTGACTGAGTCTGAGCAAGAATTCATACTAGAAGTCCTTCGGCGAGATGAGGAGCTGAGGCGCTTGGAGGAGCTGCGTGTAAA GAAGCTGAAAGCTGAGCTGCTGGATATCAAAAGAAAGGGTGCAAAGCGTAGCGGTGGGAATTACAGCGAGCGCAGCTGTGGCCGCTGCCAAGAGCCTATGGGCCTTCTGAACCGCAACGGTATCCAGTGCAGAGTATGCAAACATCAGGTTTGCAAAAAATGTCAATCAGCTCGACCCAACGGATCTTGGATGTGCACAGTGTGTGCCAAAGAGAT AGATCTGAAGATGAGCACTGGAGACTGGTTCTTTGACGAGAGGGTTAACCGCTACTCTACAGCTCCTGGACACGATTTAGTTCGAGTTTCCCTCAGGAAGAGGCCATTGG GTAAAAAGCACGGGACAGCTGGGGAAATGCTGTTAAACAAAGCGGAGCTGAATACCAGCCAAACCGTACCTATGCCTAGGCCAAGACTAAAAGACATCGCACTAGCAAATAAGAG ATCATCTCTTGAGATTTCTGAAGGACTTGATGTGCAAGAGCAACAACATAGTGACACACAATCAATAGAAAAAGCCAGTCTAGGCAGCAGCAGCCACGCTGAAACCAAATCATCCCACAGTACCCCCATAATGCAAAG AAAAGAGGAACCAACAGACAGTACTAGTCCAGCAGGCTCTGCTATGTCCACCCTAATGGTCCCCGCTAACAGTGACAGTCCATCTAACACTGAGACA GCCTCATTAATTCATCACATGAATGCCTGTTCTGACTCCTTGCGTGACGTGGATGGGCTTTTCAAGAAAAGTGTCAGAAGAGTGCACAAACTATCAG ATATTAAACCAGCCTCCACACTTGATTTGCGTGAAGAAGGAAAAGAAAGTCCTGCGCCTTCTATGGGAGATAGAAGCCAGTCAGTTCCTGGCCTTAATGCT GATGATGAGGAGGAGGAAGATATTGATAACTTGGTGAATATACACAGGTTGAAATTTGGTGATAGCTTGGGAAGTCTGGGAGGCTCGAGG GCAACTCTTGGTAGTACGATGAGTGTGTACAGTGAAGCAGGAGACTACGACCGTGTGGAAGTGAGTGGAGATATTTACTTCTCTCTCAGCTACGATGAGCCCAGCCAGAGCCTGTCTGTCGTGGTCCAGGAGTGTAAAGGGCTGGCTTATGCTGATGCAGCAAAAAAGAAGTGCAACCC ATATGTCAAGGCCTACCTACTCCCAGACAAGAGCAAGAAGAAAACTTCAATCAAACATAACAACATTAATCCCAGTTTTAAGGAAACACTGAAG TATTCCATCAGCCGCACCCAGCTGATGACTCGAACACTACAACTCTCAGTTTGGCACTATGACCGTTTTGGCCACAATGCCTTTCTGGGTGAGGTGGAGGTACCACTGGATAGCCATGATATTGACTCTGCGCATCAAGAGTGTATGGCTCTTAGAGGAAAG GGAGCTGCCCAGTCAGCCTCTCCATTCGATCAGTACAAAGGAGAGCTGGTGATTTCACTGAAGTATGTCACAGCAAATAAGACAAATGGAGAGGACTCTAATGGAAAAG GAAAAAAGACCAAAGCCAGTGGTGCTGAGCTGCACGTATTGATCAAAGAGGCCAAAAATCTAACCGCCACGAAAGCTGGAGGCACATGTGATTCCTTTGTGAAAGG GTATCTGCTGCCATCACAGAGCAAGTCTTCCTCAAAGAAGAAGACTCCGGTAGTGAAGAAGACAAAGAGCCCAAACTACAACCACACACTGGTGTACAACGACCTGAGTCTGGAGCAGCTGAAGGATGTATGTCTGGAGCTTACTGTCTGGGACAGAGAGACCCTGTCTAGCAACGACTTCCTGGGAGGAGTTCGCCTCAGCTTGGGAGGAG TGACTATCAAGGAGGGCAAGGAAGAGTGGGTGGCCGACTCCACAGGCGAGGAGATCTTGCTGTGGAAGAAGATGATGCAGTACCCCGACTCTTGGGCAGAGGGCACTCTTCCACTGCGCTCCTCCATGGGAAAGTGCAAGTAA
- the srpx2 gene encoding sushi repeat-containing protein SRPX2: protein MNKFTILFVELSIIYQTLGEYSEGSASYHDTNEVVHVDETYYTPQLDYKHPQWCHALKLSHGEVSCSSPRGGHHRGSLGTRCLLSCERGYKRLGQASVQCMPNRRWSGSAVCRRIRCHVLPLIDHGMYSCSRGFLVDSRCDYTCYEGYQIEGDRYRMCQEEGTWSGSEPTCTDYEPPKLKCPLSRVKVAEPGKVTVMVSWERPVAKDTADKALQVMRSGPESGFDFPEGIHTIRYKVSDQARNTATCKFTVQVEVRRCPKLKPPMHGYLTCSSDGNNYGAVCEYHCDPGFERSGFATRVCQFNRNWSDEAAQCVSMAIKTDVRSAGALLDQFYEKRRLLVVSTPDNANQKYRLQNIMLQKAECGLDMRHVTVIELLGTPPRAVGRIKEQRLQPEVIEGLRQALYISTSYFTMVLLDEYGVDRERFVNPTTSDELYTYVEEYLLTEEELERLETNRDFCD from the exons ATGAACAAATTTACTATTCTTTTTGTTGAGTTGTCCATCATTTATCAAACTCTGGGTGAATACTCTGAGG GCTCAGCGTCTTACCATGACACCAATGAAGTTGTGCATGTGGACGAGACTTACTACACCCCTCAGTTGGACTACAAAC ATCCACAGTGGTGCCATGCACTTAAGCTGTCCCATGGGGAAGTGTCCTGCTCTTCTCCTCGAGGTGGGCACCACCGAGGCTCGCTTGGAACTCGCTGTTTGCTGTCTTGTGAGCGTGGATATAAACGGCTGGGACAAGCATCGGTGCAGTGCATGCCCAACCGCCGATGGTCTGGATCCGCTGTCTGTCGAA GGATACGTTGCCATGTTCTGCCTCTGATTGACCACGGTATGTACAGTTGCTCCCGCGGTTTTCTGGTAGACTCCAGGTGTGACTATACCTGCTATGAAGGCTATCAGATCGAGGGAGATCGCTACCGGATGTGCCAAGAAGAGGGAACATGGAGTGGCAGTGAACCAACATGTACAG ATTATGAACCCCCCAAACTGAAATGTCCTTTGTCCAGAGTGAAGGTAGCAGAACCTGGAAAAGTAACTGTCATGGTTTCATGGGAGCGTCCTGTTGCTAAAGATACCGCTGACAAAGCACTACA GGTCATGCGAAGTGGACCAGAGTCTGGATTCGACTTTCCTGAAGGAATACATACAATTCGATATAAAGTATCTGACCAGGCTCGCAACACAGCCACATGCAAGTTTACAGTGCAAGTTGAAG tgaGGCGATGCCCAAAGCTAAAGCCACCTATGCACGGCTATCTGACATGTTCATCTGATGGCAATAATTATGGGGCTGTATGCGAATACCATTGTGATCCAGGCTTTGAAAGGTCAGGTTTTGCGACACGCGTTTGTCAGTTCAACCGCAACTGGTCTGATGAAGCCGCTCAGTGCGTGT CAATGGCCATTAAAACAGACGTCAGGTCAGCTGGTGCTCTGCTTGACCAGTTTTACGAAAAGAGAAGACTTCTTGTTGTGTCCACTCCAGATAACGCTAACCAAAAGTACAGACTTCAGAATATTATGCTGCAG AAAGCTGAGTGCGGTCTGGATATGCGACATGTGACAGTGATCGAGCTCTTAGGAACTCCACCTCGCGCCGTGGGCCGCATCAAAGAACAACGACTACAGCCTGAAGTCATAGAGGGTCTTAG ACAGGCACTGTACATATCTACATCATATTTCACCATGGTGCTTCTGGATGAGTATGGTGTGGATCGGGAGCGCTTTGTTAACCCCACCACCTCTGATGAGCTCTACACATATGTGGAGGAGTATCTCCTTACAGAGGAGGAGTTAGAGAGACTGGAGACGAACAGGGACTTCTGTGACTGA